One Paramisgurnus dabryanus chromosome 9, PD_genome_1.1, whole genome shotgun sequence DNA segment encodes these proteins:
- the dennd11 gene encoding DENN domain-containing protein 11 isoform X3: MVEQSDRAPLLDWEEIPPAELAPSAPSAETEDSSQSDLSNCPGQGVGEADISLRISPGHISTAVSGESARGPWGDASGADEESDCAFHGLSIRDRRVAEWEEKDQIVAVFVVTFDTRSGNMIEWCLPQDVNLDGVEFKSMASGSHRIASDFIYFRKGCYFGLACFANMPVESELERGARMKSVGILSPSYTLLYRYMHFLENQVRHQLQCPGQYSPLEAFYEDKKAVLPPGGNGLVTACPTSAIGPIVNRCMHPEMKITHPAGCMSQFIRFFGEQIMVLWKFALLRKRILIFSPPPVGVVCYRVYCCCCLANVSIPGMGASVPELRPFFYINVADITALETEVSYVACTTEKIFEEKKELYDVYIDNQNVKTHRESLQPLLRLNSADKEKYRKLCEQRQLLLYSQEVDGDCTSEEDLFILFFMEQNNRIFQTLTEVAGSADSTLTAEHVRAMGLDPQGDRGFLVDLLEVYGIDVMLVIDNPCCP, from the exons ATGGTGGAACAGTCGGATCGCGCTCCGCTGCTGGACTGGGAGGAGATCCCCCCGGCTGAACTTGCCCCATCGGCTCCGTCAGCAGAGACAGAGGATTCATCGCAGTCAGATTTATCGAATTGTCCGGGTCAGGGCGTTGGAGAGGCAGATATCTCGTTGAGGATCAGCCCAGGACATATTTCAACAGCTGTTTCAGGGGAAAGTGCACGCGGCCCGTGGGGAGATGCTAGTGGTGCCGATGAGGAATCGGACTGCGCCTTTCATGGACTGTCCATACGGGATCGGAGAGTTGCTGAATGGGAAGAAAAAGATCAAATTGTTGCTGTTTTTGTGGTGACTTTCGACACAAGATCGG GGAACATGATAGAATGGTGTCTACCTCAAGATGTCAACCTGGATGGTGTTGAGTTCAAGTCAATGGCCAGTGGCTCTCATCGCATCGCAAGTGACTTCAT ATATTTCCGTAAAGGCTGTTACTTTGGACTAGCGTGCTTCGCCAACATGCCAGTGGAGAGTGAACTGGAGCGTGGGGCTCGGATGAAATCTGTAGGGATTTTGTCTCCTTCTTACACACTACTGTACCGTTACATGCACTTTCTGGAGAACCAGGTCCG GCACCAACTGCAATGCCCAGGCCAGTATTCTCCATTGGAAGCTTTCTACGAGGATAAGAAGGCAGTGTTGCCCCCAGGAGGGAATGGTTTGGTCACAGCATGTCCGACCAGTGCTATTGGGCCAATAGTCAATCGCTGCATGCATCCAGAGATGAAG ATCACGCACCCGGCTGGCTGCATGTCCCAGTTCATCCGCTTCTTTGGAGAGCAGATCATGGTGCTGTGGAAGTTTGCTTTGCTAAGGAAACGCATCCTAATTTTCTCTCCTCCACCTGTCGGTGTGGTCTGCTATCGGG TTTACTGCTGCTGCTGTCTTGCTAATGTCTCTATTCCTGGTATGGGCGCATCTGTTCCGGAGTTACGCCCCTTCTTCTACATCAATGTGGCTGACATCACAGCTCTTGAGACCGAGGTGTCTTACGTGGCCT GTACAACAGAGAAGATCTTTGAGGAAAAGAAGGAGTTATATGATGTCTACATTGACAACCAGAATGTGAAGACACACAGAGAAAGCCTCCAACCTTTGCTCAGACTCAACAGTGCGGATAAAGAGAAGTACCGAAAGCTGTGTGAACAGAG GCAGTTGCTGTTGTACTCTCAGGAGGTGGATGGAGATTGCACATCTGAAGAGGACCTCTTTATTCT GTTCTTCATGGAGCAGAATAACAGAATCTTCCAGACCCTGACTGAGGTGGCAGGAAGTGCTGATTCAACCCTGACCGCTGAACATGTGAGAGCCATGGGGCTGGATCCTCAGGGCGACCGCGGCTTTCTTGTCGACTTGCTAGAGGTCTACGGCATCGACGTCATGCTGGTTATCGACAACCCCTGCTGCCCGTAA
- the dennd11 gene encoding DENN domain-containing protein 11 isoform X1, with amino-acid sequence MVEQSDRAPLLDWEEIPPAELAPSAPSAETEDSSQSDLSNCPGQGVGEADISLRISPGHISTAVSGESARGPWGDASGADEESDCAFHGLSIRDRRVAEWEEKDQIVAVFVVTFDTRSGNMIEWCLPQDVNLDGVEFKSMASGSHRIASDFIYFRKGCYFGLACFANMPVESELERGARMKSVGILSPSYTLLYRYMHFLENQVRHQLQCPGQYSPLEAFYEDKKAVLPPGGNGLVTACPTSAIGPIVNRCMHPEMKITHPAGCMSQFIRFFGEQIMVLWKFALLRKRILIFSPPPVGVVCYRVYCCCCLANVSIPGMGASVPELRPFFYINVADITALETEVSYVACTTEKIFEEKKELYDVYIDNQNVKTHRESLQPLLRLNSADKEKYRKLCEQRQLLLYSQEVDGDCTSEEDLFILFFMEQNNRIFQTLTEVAGSADSTLTAEHVRAMGLDPQGDRGFLVDLLEVYGIDVMLVIDNPCCPQCCFGELM; translated from the exons ATGGTGGAACAGTCGGATCGCGCTCCGCTGCTGGACTGGGAGGAGATCCCCCCGGCTGAACTTGCCCCATCGGCTCCGTCAGCAGAGACAGAGGATTCATCGCAGTCAGATTTATCGAATTGTCCGGGTCAGGGCGTTGGAGAGGCAGATATCTCGTTGAGGATCAGCCCAGGACATATTTCAACAGCTGTTTCAGGGGAAAGTGCACGCGGCCCGTGGGGAGATGCTAGTGGTGCCGATGAGGAATCGGACTGCGCCTTTCATGGACTGTCCATACGGGATCGGAGAGTTGCTGAATGGGAAGAAAAAGATCAAATTGTTGCTGTTTTTGTGGTGACTTTCGACACAAGATCGG GGAACATGATAGAATGGTGTCTACCTCAAGATGTCAACCTGGATGGTGTTGAGTTCAAGTCAATGGCCAGTGGCTCTCATCGCATCGCAAGTGACTTCAT ATATTTCCGTAAAGGCTGTTACTTTGGACTAGCGTGCTTCGCCAACATGCCAGTGGAGAGTGAACTGGAGCGTGGGGCTCGGATGAAATCTGTAGGGATTTTGTCTCCTTCTTACACACTACTGTACCGTTACATGCACTTTCTGGAGAACCAGGTCCG GCACCAACTGCAATGCCCAGGCCAGTATTCTCCATTGGAAGCTTTCTACGAGGATAAGAAGGCAGTGTTGCCCCCAGGAGGGAATGGTTTGGTCACAGCATGTCCGACCAGTGCTATTGGGCCAATAGTCAATCGCTGCATGCATCCAGAGATGAAG ATCACGCACCCGGCTGGCTGCATGTCCCAGTTCATCCGCTTCTTTGGAGAGCAGATCATGGTGCTGTGGAAGTTTGCTTTGCTAAGGAAACGCATCCTAATTTTCTCTCCTCCACCTGTCGGTGTGGTCTGCTATCGGG TTTACTGCTGCTGCTGTCTTGCTAATGTCTCTATTCCTGGTATGGGCGCATCTGTTCCGGAGTTACGCCCCTTCTTCTACATCAATGTGGCTGACATCACAGCTCTTGAGACCGAGGTGTCTTACGTGGCCT GTACAACAGAGAAGATCTTTGAGGAAAAGAAGGAGTTATATGATGTCTACATTGACAACCAGAATGTGAAGACACACAGAGAAAGCCTCCAACCTTTGCTCAGACTCAACAGTGCGGATAAAGAGAAGTACCGAAAGCTGTGTGAACAGAG GCAGTTGCTGTTGTACTCTCAGGAGGTGGATGGAGATTGCACATCTGAAGAGGACCTCTTTATTCT GTTCTTCATGGAGCAGAATAACAGAATCTTCCAGACCCTGACTGAGGTGGCAGGAAGTGCTGATTCAACCCTGACCGCTGAACATGTGAGAGCCATGGGGCTGGATCCTCAGGGCGACCGCGGCTTTCTTGTCGACTTGCTAGAGGTCTACGGCATCGACGTCATGCTGGTTATCGACAACCCCTGCTGCCC CCAGTGCTGTTTTGGGGAACTGATGTGA
- the dennd11 gene encoding DENN domain-containing protein 11 isoform X2: MVEQSDRAPLLDWEEIPPAELAPSAPSAETEDSSQSDLSNCPGQGVGEADISLRISPGHISTAVSGESARGPWGDASGADEESDCAFHGLSIRDRRVAEWEEKDQIVAVFVVTFDTRSGNMIEWCLPQDVNLDGVEFKSMASGSHRIASDFIYFRKGCYFGLACFANMPVESELERGARMKSVGILSPSYTLLYRYMHFLENQVRHQLQCPGQYSPLEAFYEDKKAVLPPGGNGLVTACPTSAIGPIVNRCMHPEMKITHPAGCMSQFIRFFGEQIMVLWKFALLRKRILIFSPPPVGVVCYRVYCCCCLANVSIPGMGASVPELRPFFYINVADITALETEVSYVACTTEKIFEEKKELYDVYIDNQNVKTHRESLQPLLRLNSADKEKYRKLCEQRQLLLYSQEVDGDCTSEEDLFILFFMEQNNRIFQTLTEVAGSADSTLTAEHVRAMGLDPQGDRGFLVDLLEVYGIDVMLVIDNPCCPSHS; the protein is encoded by the exons ATGGTGGAACAGTCGGATCGCGCTCCGCTGCTGGACTGGGAGGAGATCCCCCCGGCTGAACTTGCCCCATCGGCTCCGTCAGCAGAGACAGAGGATTCATCGCAGTCAGATTTATCGAATTGTCCGGGTCAGGGCGTTGGAGAGGCAGATATCTCGTTGAGGATCAGCCCAGGACATATTTCAACAGCTGTTTCAGGGGAAAGTGCACGCGGCCCGTGGGGAGATGCTAGTGGTGCCGATGAGGAATCGGACTGCGCCTTTCATGGACTGTCCATACGGGATCGGAGAGTTGCTGAATGGGAAGAAAAAGATCAAATTGTTGCTGTTTTTGTGGTGACTTTCGACACAAGATCGG GGAACATGATAGAATGGTGTCTACCTCAAGATGTCAACCTGGATGGTGTTGAGTTCAAGTCAATGGCCAGTGGCTCTCATCGCATCGCAAGTGACTTCAT ATATTTCCGTAAAGGCTGTTACTTTGGACTAGCGTGCTTCGCCAACATGCCAGTGGAGAGTGAACTGGAGCGTGGGGCTCGGATGAAATCTGTAGGGATTTTGTCTCCTTCTTACACACTACTGTACCGTTACATGCACTTTCTGGAGAACCAGGTCCG GCACCAACTGCAATGCCCAGGCCAGTATTCTCCATTGGAAGCTTTCTACGAGGATAAGAAGGCAGTGTTGCCCCCAGGAGGGAATGGTTTGGTCACAGCATGTCCGACCAGTGCTATTGGGCCAATAGTCAATCGCTGCATGCATCCAGAGATGAAG ATCACGCACCCGGCTGGCTGCATGTCCCAGTTCATCCGCTTCTTTGGAGAGCAGATCATGGTGCTGTGGAAGTTTGCTTTGCTAAGGAAACGCATCCTAATTTTCTCTCCTCCACCTGTCGGTGTGGTCTGCTATCGGG TTTACTGCTGCTGCTGTCTTGCTAATGTCTCTATTCCTGGTATGGGCGCATCTGTTCCGGAGTTACGCCCCTTCTTCTACATCAATGTGGCTGACATCACAGCTCTTGAGACCGAGGTGTCTTACGTGGCCT GTACAACAGAGAAGATCTTTGAGGAAAAGAAGGAGTTATATGATGTCTACATTGACAACCAGAATGTGAAGACACACAGAGAAAGCCTCCAACCTTTGCTCAGACTCAACAGTGCGGATAAAGAGAAGTACCGAAAGCTGTGTGAACAGAG GCAGTTGCTGTTGTACTCTCAGGAGGTGGATGGAGATTGCACATCTGAAGAGGACCTCTTTATTCT GTTCTTCATGGAGCAGAATAACAGAATCTTCCAGACCCTGACTGAGGTGGCAGGAAGTGCTGATTCAACCCTGACCGCTGAACATGTGAGAGCCATGGGGCTGGATCCTCAGGGCGACCGCGGCTTTCTTGTCGACTTGCTAGAGGTCTACGGCATCGACGTCATGCTGGTTATCGACAACCCCTGCTGCCC GAGCCATTCTTGA
- the agk gene encoding acylglycerol kinase, mitochondrial, with product MARVVKVFRTLRNNWKKSTFAVCLLSYGGHWLYGKHCDSILRREACLEAREFGRQLIGPQENLKKATVILNPAACKGKANSLFEKNAAPILHLAGVEIKIVKTDYEGQAKKLMELMDQTDMLIIAGGDGTLQEVITGLLRRVDEETFSKIPIGFIPLGSSNTLSQSLHLVSDNKVQHITTATLSILKGETVPLDVLQIKGEKEQPVFALSSLRWGAFRDVASSISKYWYLGPLKTRAAHLFSTLKEWPQIHQASLSYLGPVPRPPDLPAEKPSRPNLFYRIHRRLKNYWNPPIEETPKEPEPERWENKEISTVELSVCTHNKNPVIKRVNDSMLITLETDSLTVGQFITEGTKKAVDPMQSTENALQLEASAASLNLQKEGTGFYDIDNEEYEAMSVEVRLLPRKLRFFCNAERKEQLAQAL from the exons atggctcgTGTGGTTAAAGTGTTTCGGACTCTAAGGAATAACTGGAAAAAGTCCACATTTGCTGTGTGTCTGCTGTCATATGGGGGACACTGGCTGTATGGAAAGCACTG TGACAGTATACTACGACGGGAAGCTTGTTTAGAGGCCAGG GAGTTTGGTCGACAATTAATTGGACCTCAGGAGAATTTGAAGAAAGCCACTGTAATTCTTAATCCTGCTGCCTGTAAAGG GAAAGCAAATAGTTTGTTTGAGAAGAATGCAGCTCCAATTTTACACTTGGCTGGTGTGGAGATTAAAATTGTGAAG ACGGATTATGAAGGCCAGGCAAAAAAGCTGATGGAATTAATGGATCAAACAGATATGCTGATTATTGCTGGTGGTGATGGGACATTACAAGAG GTAATAACTGGCCTACTTCGCAGAGTTGATGAG GAGACCTTCAGTAAAATACCAATTGGTTTTATTCCTCTGGGTTCCAGTAACACCCTGAGTCAGAGCCTCCATTTAGTTTCAGACAACAAAGTGCA ACACATTACAACAGCAACTCTGTCAATACTTAAAGGCGAAACGGTCCCACTGGATGTTCTGCAGATAAAG GGTGAAAAGGAGCAGCCAGTGTTTGCCCTGTCAAGTTTACGCTGGGGTGCATTTAGAGATGTTGCTTCTAGTATCAGCAA ATATTGGTATCTTGGACCCTTAAAAACAAGGGCAGCACACTTGTTTAGTACACTTAAG GAGTGGCCACAGATTCACCAGGCCTCCCTGTCCTATTTGGGTCCTGTACCACGACCACCTGACCTGCCTGCTGAGAAACCGTCCCGGCCCAACCTGTTCTACCGCATCCATCGCAGACTCAAGAATTATTGGAACCCACCTATAGAAG AGACACCAAAAGAGCCAGAGCCTGAGAGATGGGAGAACAAAGAGATCTCCACAGTGGAGCTGTCAGTTTGCACACACAATAAAAACCCTGTTATAAAA CGTGTGAATGATTCCATGCTGATAACTCTGGAGACAGACAGCCTTACCGTTGGCCAGTTTATCACAGAGGG AACCAAGAAAGCTGTGGACCCAATGCAGTCTACAGAAAATGCTTTGCAGCTAGAAGCGAGTGCTGCCTCTCTCAATCTCCAAAAG GAGGGCACCGGCTTTTATGACATTGACAATGAGGAATATGAGGCAATGTCTGTGGAAGTAAGACTGCTGCCTCGGAAACTGAGGTTCTTTTGCAATGCAGAGCGTAAAGAACAGCTTGCACAGGCTTTATGA
- the ighmbp2 gene encoding DNA-binding protein SMUBP-2: MEVEDFVSKTLELLQEEREAELEETRAWQENLSPKNLQQKGVYLLKLQIGSQHTGMYGRLLVVFEPRKCIGPSVLPSNTFGPGDIVGLYQSESQGQQSQLGSGVVTRATQTSLTVAFDDTQDGINLDRDGLYNLMKLANDVTYRRLTNALKSLNGYGSGPASHLISVFFGYSEPGTISHQNALEFSNTELDDSQKEAVAFAISQKDVAIIHGPPGTGKTTTVVEVILQAVKQEQKVLCCAPSNVAVDNLVERLVKSKVKVLRLGHPARLLESIQKHSLDAVLAHSDNTNVISDIRKDMDKAFSEMKKACDKGQRSNLRREIKDLRRELRSREETAISQILKRADVILATNTGASNDGPLKHLPNDHFDLVVIDECAQALESSCWIALLKAHKCILAGDYKQLPPTIKSQSAASKGLSVSLMERLIKKYGDSVVRMLTTQYRMNSAIMQWASDEMYQGKLIAHHSVEKHLLRDLSGVADVEETRIPLLLIDTAGCGLSEMEDTDEQSKGNQGEVDIVALHIKALTEAGVQVKDIAIIAPYNLQVDLLREKLSCKYAELEIKSVDGFQGREKEAVVLSLVRSNRKGEVGFLAEDRRINVAVTRARRQLTVVCDSQTVRNHDFLKSLVVYMTEHGEVRTGFEYLEDCVPQNYTRDGKDKQLGAKDASSTKQKSKNQGKKSEQEHKKNANYKGKGENQDIVQSVQQNKQNKTNNPPHAKPRDAELTQNKRQEIKEQLLNFLKDQNQNELQFSSSLNSHERMLVHELSEELGLKHESQGEGKNRRITVSRPPPAPENQKIEPKPRPGDVTAPAAMEPHGEKLQNEASQSPVDLKSLHLERMRREMEKREEKKQQKSVRLEPDLSTSKNQTVKKSKGTAKGGTKMKAGAVELAAAAAADDDFDALIDAVVKADSVCAFVKCKASVLTLGQLCIHCNRQYCLSHHIPEVHGCGDKAKSQARMRISKEGVLYAGSGQKDKSMDPNKKAYLQRKFDSKLKDMASQRKPKAKDKEN; the protein is encoded by the exons ATGGAGGTTGAAGACTTCGTTTCCAAGACACTCGAGCTTCTGCAAGAGGAGAGAGAAGCGGAGTTAGAAGAAACACG GGCATGGCAGGAGAATTTATCCCCAAAAAATTTACAGCAAAAAGGAGTGTACCTTCTGAAATTACAGATAGGAAGCCAGCACACTGGCATGTACGGGAGGCTTTTAGTAGTTTTTGAACCCAGGAAATGTATAGGACCATCAGTTCTCCCCAGTAACACATTTGGACCTG GTGATATTGTCGGTCTGTATCAGTCAGAAAGTCAGGGTCAGCAATCTCAGTTGGGCTCAGGAGTGGTGACCCGTGCAACTCAGACATCCCTGACAGTGGCTTTTGATGACACCCAAGATGGTATTAATTTGGACAGAGATGGACTCTACAATCTGATGAAGTTGGCGAATGATGTAACATACAGGCGACTCACAAA TGCCTTAAAATCTTTAAATGGATATGGCAGTGGTCCTGCATCTCACCTGATCAGCGTCTTCTTCGGATACTCCGAGCCAGGGACAATATCACATCAAA ATGCATTGGAATTTAGCAACACTGAGTTAGATGATTCTCAAAAGGAAGCCGTGGCATTTGCAATTTCTCAAAAAGATGTGGCAATCATACATGGACCACCAGGGACTGGCAAAACCACAACAGTGGTTGAAGTAATCCTGCAGGCTGTGAAACAAGAACAAAAG GTCCTTTGCTGTGCTCCTTCTAACGTGGCTGTTGATAACCTGGTGGAGCGCCTGGTGAAGAGCAAGGTCAAGGTTTTAAGATTGGGTCACCCAGCTCGTCTCCTTGAGTCAATACAGAAACACTCATTGGATGCTGTACTTGCACACAGTGACAACACTAACGTCATTTCTGATATTCGCAAAGACATGGACAAAGCTTTT AGTGAAATGAAAAAGGCCTGTGATAAGGGCCAGCGGAGCAACCTGAGACGGGAGATTAAGGATCTGCGGCGAGAGTTGAGGTCCAGAGAGGAAACGGCTATCAGCCAGATCCTGAAAAGAGCAGATGTTATTCTCGCAACTAACACTG GAGCCTCTAATGATGGTCCCCTGAAACATCTTCCTAATGATCATTTTGACTTGGTAGTGATAGATGAGTGTGCTCAGGCCCTAGAGAGCAGCTGTTGGATCGCTCTGCTCAAAGCACACAAGTGCATACTGGCTGGGGATTACAAACAGCTGCCACCCACCATCAAATCACAGAG CGCTGCATCTAAAGGCCTGTCTGTGAGCTTAATGGAGAGGCTGATCAAGAAATATGGAGACTCAGTGGTTCGAATGCTGACCACTCAGTATCGCATGAACAGTGCCATCATGCAGTGGGCTTCAGATGAGATGTATCAGGGCAAACTGATCGCACACCACTCAGTGGAGAAACACTTGCTTAG AGATCTGTCCGGAGTTGCTGATGTTGAGGAAACCAGAATTCCCCTCCTGCTTATTGACACAGCGGGTTGTGGCCTTAGTGAGATGGAAGACACAGATGAGCAGTCCAAAGGCAATCAAG GAGAGGTGGACATTGTGGCTCTTCATATTAAAGCTCTTACTGAGGCTGGAGTTCAAGTCAAAGATATTGCGATTATTGCACCTTATAATCTACAG GTGGATCTTTTGAGAGAAAAACTGTCCTGTAAATATGCTGAGCTGGAGATCAAGTCTGTTGATGGCTTCCAGGGCAGAGAGAAAGAGGCAGTGGTGTTGTCATTGGTCAGATCCAACCGAAAGG GTGAGGTTGGATTTCTTGCCGAAGACCGAAGGATCAATGTGGCTGTGACTCGTGCCAGACGGCAGCTCACAGTAGTGTGTGATTCTCAAACCGTTCGAAACCATGACTTTCTCAAATCCCTCGTGGTCTACATGACTGAACACGGGGAAGTTCGGACCGGATTTGAATACCTAGAAGACTGTGTACCGCAAAATTACACACGTGACGGTAAAGACAAACAACTGGGCGCCAAAGATGCTTCATCCACAAAACAGAAGTCTAAAAATCAAGGTAAAAAATCAGAGCAAGAACATAAGAAAAATGCAAACTACAAAGGCAAAGGAGAGAATCAGGACATTGTTCagtctgttcaacaaaacaaacaaaataaaaccaaCAATCCACCCCATGCTAAACCCAGAGATGCTGAGCTGACCCAAAATAAAAGACAAGAGATCAAGGAGCAGTTACTAAACTTTCTAAAGGACCAAAATCAAAACGAACTTCAGTTTTCTTCCTCGCTCAATTCCCACGAGCGCATGCTGGTCCACGAGCTCTCTGAAGAACTGGGTTTAAAGCATGAAAGCCAGGGAGAGGGAAAGAACCGTCGCATCACCGTCTCCCGGCCACCGCCGGCTCCAGAAAATCAAAAAATTGAGCCAAAGCCCCGACCAGGAGACGTAACTGCACCGGCTGCGATGGAACCACATGGCGAGAAATTGCAGAATGAAGCCTCACAGTCACCGGTTGATCTAAAAAGCCTGCATCTGGAGCGCATGCGTCGAGAAATGGAGAAACGAGAGGAGAAGAAGCAGCAAAAAAGCGTGAGGTTGGAGCCAGATCTCAGTACTAGTAAAAACCAGACTGTTAAGAAATCTAAAGGCACGGCCAAAG gagGCACTAAGATGAAAGCAGGAGCAGTGGAATTAGCTGCAGCTGCCGCAGCTGATGACGATTTTGACGCGCTCATCGACGCTGTGGTGAAGGCCGACAGTGTGTGTGCCTTTGTCAAGTGTAAAGCCAGCGTCCTCACGCTAGGCCAGCTCTGCATCCACTGTAACAGACAATACTGTCTGAGTCACCATATACCTGAG GTTCATGGATGTGGCGACAAAGCAAAATCCCAGGCTAGAATGAGGATCAGTAAGGAGGGGGTGCTGTATGCTGGAAGTGGACAAAAGGACAAATCAATGGATCCAAATAAAAAAGCATACCTGCAGAGAAAATTTGACTCCAAGCTTAAAGATATGGCATCTCAAAGAAAACCCAAAGCTAAGGACAAAGAAAATTGA
- the LOC135773570 gene encoding zinc-binding protein A33-like, whose translation MSAFMMAAKCEGDLVCPLCHGVFNNPTTLQCKHSFCKSCIQSQWKAKGLRKCPVCNRTEISTRPPSINLDLKKPSDDLRKKKEHTVVISEDRCSLHNKEKKFFCRKDAEFICVDCTSSRSHANHDYCLITEAASDILKELTARYNPFKKHLISYEKLKESLEELEAYIQTQEVETAQQIKKEYEKLHEFLREEEIVRLKVLQNERKSKIEAVSERLEEANKIIEDLTDIINYIDPIITADDLSIFKECKEAIKRTQYIVPEAEYPEGSLINVSQYLGSIKHGVWKRMERAVSHCLVNFDPNTAHPNLIISDELTTIKYGKKQQVPDNPERCTSRMAVLAAGSFKSGKHSWHVEVGDTREWYVGVARESFRRKTSAFFSPTDGFWVIGLCDKEYWAQTSPRTRLDLKRKPDMVTVELDYEKGKVSFCNTANGSSIYTFKNKFTEQMFPYFCIGINEGSTLQICAL comes from the exons ATGTCGGCTTTTATGATGGCAGCTAAATGTGAGGGGGATCTAGTGTGTCCTCTGTGCCATGGGGTCTTCAATAATCCCACCACCTTACAATGCAAACacagtttttgcaaaagctGCATTCAGTCACAGTGGAAAGCTAAGGGATTACGGAAATGTCCCGTGTGTAACCGTACAGAGATCTCAACCAGACCACCTTCCATCAATCTGGATTTAAAGAAACCTTCAGATGACCTCAGAAAGAAGAAGGAGCACACTGTCGTAATATCAGAGGACCGTTGCTCACTACACAACAAGGAGAAGAAGTTCTTTTGTCGAAAAGATGCAGAGTTTATTTGTGTTGATTGTACCTCATCAAGGAGCCATGCAAATCATGACTACTGCCTTATAACTGAGGCAGCATCGGATATATTG AAGGAACTCACAGCTAGATATAATCCCTTCAAAAAACATCTAATCAGCTATGAAAAACTAAAGGAAAGCTTGGAAGAACTGGAAGCCTACATACAG aCACAGGAAGTAGAAACTGCACAGCAAATAAAGAAAGAGTATGAAAAGTTACATGAATTTCTGAGGGAAGAAGAAATAGTTCGGCTGAAAGTGCTGCAAAATGAGAGAAAAAGCAAGATTGAGGCTGTGAGCGAGCGGCTGGAGGAAGCCAACAAGATCATTGAAGACCTCACAGACATCATCAACTACATAGATCCCATCATAACGGCAGACGATCTATCAATTTTTAAG gAATGTAAGGAGGCAATAAAAAG GACTCAATACATTGTACCTGAAGCAGAGTATCCAGAAGGGTCTCTTATAAACGTGTCTCAATACCTGGGATCAATAAAGCATGGGGTCTGGAAAAGAATGGAAAGAGCGGTCAGTCACT GCCTTGTCAATTTTGATCCAAACACAGCACATCCCAACTTGATCATCAGTGATGAACTGACCACCATTAAATATGGAAAGAAACAGCAGGTACCAGATAACCCTGAGCGCTGCACAAGCCGCATGGCAGTACTAGCTGCTGGCAGCTTCAAATCTGGAAAGCACAGCTGGCATGTAGAAGTGGGAGACACTAGAGAGTGGTACGTTGGAGTGGCACGAGAGTCCTTTAGAAGAAAGACTTCTGCTTTCTTCAGTCCCACAGACGGTTTTTGGGTTATTGGACTGTGTGATAAGGAGTACTGGGCTCAAACGTCTCCCCGCACACGCCTCGATCTTAAAAGGAAACCAGATATGGTCACAGTAGAACTGGACTATGAGAAGGGAAAGGTTTCTTTTTGTAATACTGCAAATGGTTCAAgcatttacacatttaaaaacaagtttACAGAGCAGATGTTTCCTTATTTTTGCATTGGGATTAATGAGGGAAGCACGCTTCAAATCTGTGCACTTTAG